The nucleotide sequence GACGCATCCTGAACGCCGAAAGCGGCGAACTGCTGTCCGAGTTCGAATTGAAATCCGATGTATTGCTCGACGAGGTGCGTGCCGGCGGTCGTATCAACCTGATCGTCGGGCGGGGCCTCACCAAGCGCGCCCGCCAGGCCCTCGGACTCGGCGCATCGACGCTGTTCCGCAGCCCGACCGAGCCTCTCGACACCGGCAAGGGTTACACGCTCGCGCAAAAAATGGTCGGTCGCGCCTGCGGCGTTGCCGGCATTCGTCCGGGCACCTACTGCGAACCGCATATGACCACGGTGGGCTCCCAGGACACCACCGGCCCGATGACCCGTGACGAACTGAAGGACCTTGCCTGCCTGGGTTTCTCCGCCGACCTGGTCATGCAGAGCTTCTGTCATACCGCGGCCTACCCGAAACCGGTCGATATCGATACCCAGCACACGCTGCCCGATTTCATCATGACCCGCGGTGGCGTGTCGTTGCGCCCCGGTGACGGCATCATCCACAGCTGGCTGAACCGCATGCTGCTGCCCGATACCGTCGGCACCGGAGGCGATTCGCATACGCGTTTTCCGATCGGCATTTCCTTCCCCGCCGGATCGGGCCTCGTGGCATTCGCGGCCGCCACCGGCGTCATGCCGCTCGACATGCCGGAATCGGTGCTGGTGCGTTTCAAGGGCACCATGCAGCCGGGCATCACCTTGCGCGACCTGGTACACGCGATCCCCTACTACGCCATCCAGCAGGGCTTGCTGACGGTCGCCAAGAAGGGCAAGAAAAATATCTTCTCGGGTCGTATCCTCGAGATCGAAGGTCTGGAGAACCTCACCGTCGAGCAAGCCTTCGAACTCTCCGACGCCTCTGCCGAGCGCTCGGCCGCGGGTTGCACCATCAAGCTGTCGCAGGACACCATCGCGGAATATCTGAAATCCAACATCACGCTGCTGCGCTGGATGATCAGCGAGGGCTACGGCGACAGGCGCACCCTGGAGCGACGCGCCAGCGGCATGGAGCAATGGCTGGCCAGCCCGGAGTTGCTGGCGGCGGATGCCGACGCCGAATACACCGCGGTGATCGAGGTCGATCTCGATCAGCTCGGCGAGCCCGTGGTCTGCGCACCGAACGATCCCGATGACGCAAGGCTGTTGTCACAGGTCGCCGGCGACAAGGTCGACGAGGTGTTCATCGGTTCCTGCATGACCAATATCGGCCACTATCGCGCGGCCGGCAAACTGCTGGAAAAGTTCAAGGGCTCGATTCCGACCCGCATGTGGATCGCGCCGCCGACCCGCATGGATGCACACGTGCTGATGGAGGAAGGCTATTACGCGATCTACGGCCGCGTGGGTGCGCGCACCGAAATGCCGGGCTGCTCTCTGTGCATGGGCAACCAGGCGCGGGTGGCACCGAATTCCACCGTGCTGTCGACCTCCACGCGCAATTTCCCCAACCGCCTCGGCGAGGGCGCCAATGTATACCTGACCTCGGCGGAACTCGCCGCGGTAGGTGCCATCCTCGGCCGTCTGCCGAGCGTCGAGGAGTATCTCGAATACGCCAAACGCATCGATGCGATGGCCGGGGAAATCTACCGCTACCTGAATTTCGACCAGATCGCGGAATTCCAGAAGGGTGCGCAGGACGGCAAACGCATCGCGGCACTCGAGATCAGCGAAGTCAGCATGAACTGAGCGTGCCGGCATGAAGCCCCGCCACGGCGGGGCTTTTCGATTCCACAGATGGAGTCTCAGGATGTTCGATCCCGCCTGGTGGCAGCGCGATGATCTGCGCTATATCGAAGGCCGCCTGCATATGGCGCGGCAGGACCTGTTGCAGCTGGCGCAACGCTGCGCGACGCCGCTGTTCGTCTACAACTCGGCGCGGGTGCGCGACAACCTGCAGCGCCTGCGCTCCGCACTCGAGCTGCACCAGCTCGATTACCGGATTTTCTACGCCCTGAAAGCCAACCGTTTCGCGCCGCTGATCGGCGCCATGAGCCATTGGGGGCTGTGCGGCATCGATGCCTGTTCGCCGGGCGAATTGTTGCTGGCGCGCCAGCACGGATTTGCCGAAAACGAGATTTCCTATACTGGCACTTCGGTCGCCAACAGCGATCTCGACTTGCTCGCGCGTCATCCCGGGGTGCATGTCAACTGCGATTCGCTGAGCACCATCCGCCGCCTCGGCGAACGTGATCCGGGGCGCAGCATCGGCATCCGCATCAACCCGCGGGTCGGCGCCGGCTATCACGCGGGCCTGCATTACTCGGGCAAGAAGGCCAGCAAATTCGGCATCTACCGCGACCGCTTCCGCGAGGCGCTCGATCTCGCGGGGAGTTTCGGAATGAAGGTCACGCAGCTGCATTTTCATTTCGGCTCCGGCTACCTGACGCCGCAGTTGCCGCAACTCGAGGAGGCACTGGAGCACGCCGGCTGGTTTCTCGACCAATGCCCCGACATCGACACGCTCGATATCGGCGGCGGCATGGGGGTGCCGGTAACCGCGGATCGCGCACCGCTCGATCTCGTTGCCTGGGCGGCGCTGATCGCGCGCTTTGCCACGGCGCGCGGCGTCGCCATTCACCTCGAGCCCGGCGACTACCTGGTAAAGGACGCCGGAGCACTGGTCGCGCAGGTGAATAGCGTCGAGGAAAAAGGTGGTACGACCTTTGTGGGCGTCAATGCGGGTTTCAGCCTGCAGAATCTTGCCGCTTACTACCAGACACCATTCGTGGTGGCGCCGCTAGGCCTCACCGGCACGAACGCCGTCGAGACCGTCACGGTCGCCGGTCATATCAACGAGGCGATCGACCTGCTGGCCGAGGATGTGAGCTTGCCGCCGCTCCGGGAAGGCGATTACCTCGCCTTTCTCAATGCCGGCGGCTATGGCGCCTCGAGCAGTTCAAATCATTGCATGCGCGGTGCGCACAGCGAGTACCTTGTTGGCTGAATCCCGCTCGCGGATCAACCGTCGGCGCAGCTGACTTTACGTCGCTCCAGTTCGGCCGCAATCACGCCAAGCCGCAACTTGACCTGCTCGAGGTTGGTGTAGCCACCGTTGCGACTGATATCGGTATAGGACTCGGTCAGCGAGCGCATATCGCTGCACAGGCTGCGATCCGACTGCCTGGCCGCCTGCTCCGGCGTCAACGGGCTGACCGTGGCGCAGGCGCCCAGCAGCAACGCCAAGGACAAGCCCGGCAGCAGCGCGATTGCGCAACCACTTCTCGCTGTCGGCGCAGACGGATTCGCGACACGCATTGTTACCTGAGCCTCGATTTTCCGGGATAATGGCCCGAACATCAGACCAACGGGGGTGCAGAATACTCCCATCGGGAAGACTTGGGGTCGACCAATGCTGCGTTTTTTGCCCGCTCCGCTGCGCGGAACGATCGCCACGGCGCTGCTGGTGTGCAATACCCTTGTGCTGTGCTGGCCGTTGTTCATCGGCGCGTTGTTCAAGTTCGCACTGCCGTTTGCCGCCGCCAGGCGCCGGATCAACCGCCTGATGCACTGGAGCGCCGAGGCGTGGATCGCGCTCAACAAGTGGTGGATGGACGCCGTCGGGCGGACCCGCTGGGACGTGCAGGGACTGCAGTCGATCCACCTCGATCATTCCTATCTGGTCACCAGCAATCACCAGAGCTGGGTCGATATACTGGTGCTGCAGTACCAGCT is from Gammaproteobacteria bacterium and encodes:
- the acnB gene encoding bifunctional aconitate hydratase 2/2-methylisocitrate dehydratase, translating into MLEAYREHVQERATQGIVPKPLGPEWTAQLVELLKNPPAGEEAFLLDLISNRVPPGVDEAAYVKAAFLSAIVNREISCPLIDRARAIELLGNMLGGYNIATLVAALDDTELSTLAATQLKGTLLMFDAFHDVVEKHKAGNVHASEVLKSWAEGEWFTSRPAVPESIRSTVFKVSGETNTDDLSPAPDAWSRPDIPLHALAMFKMRRDGIEPDEHGSIGPIRLIGQLQKKGYPIAFVGDVVGTGSSRKSATNSVLWYFGDDMPGVPNKRSGGLCIGGKVAPIFFNTMEDAGALVFEAPVDKLGMGDVIEVRPYEGRILNAESGELLSEFELKSDVLLDEVRAGGRINLIVGRGLTKRARQALGLGASTLFRSPTEPLDTGKGYTLAQKMVGRACGVAGIRPGTYCEPHMTTVGSQDTTGPMTRDELKDLACLGFSADLVMQSFCHTAAYPKPVDIDTQHTLPDFIMTRGGVSLRPGDGIIHSWLNRMLLPDTVGTGGDSHTRFPIGISFPAGSGLVAFAAATGVMPLDMPESVLVRFKGTMQPGITLRDLVHAIPYYAIQQGLLTVAKKGKKNIFSGRILEIEGLENLTVEQAFELSDASAERSAAGCTIKLSQDTIAEYLKSNITLLRWMISEGYGDRRTLERRASGMEQWLASPELLAADADAEYTAVIEVDLDQLGEPVVCAPNDPDDARLLSQVAGDKVDEVFIGSCMTNIGHYRAAGKLLEKFKGSIPTRMWIAPPTRMDAHVLMEEGYYAIYGRVGARTEMPGCSLCMGNQARVAPNSTVLSTSTRNFPNRLGEGANVYLTSAELAAVGAILGRLPSVEEYLEYAKRIDAMAGEIYRYLNFDQIAEFQKGAQDGKRIAALEISEVSMN
- a CDS encoding diaminopimelate decarboxylase, which produces MFDPAWWQRDDLRYIEGRLHMARQDLLQLAQRCATPLFVYNSARVRDNLQRLRSALELHQLDYRIFYALKANRFAPLIGAMSHWGLCGIDACSPGELLLARQHGFAENEISYTGTSVANSDLDLLARHPGVHVNCDSLSTIRRLGERDPGRSIGIRINPRVGAGYHAGLHYSGKKASKFGIYRDRFREALDLAGSFGMKVTQLHFHFGSGYLTPQLPQLEEALEHAGWFLDQCPDIDTLDIGGGMGVPVTADRAPLDLVAWAALIARFATARGVAIHLEPGDYLVKDAGALVAQVNSVEEKGGTTFVGVNAGFSLQNLAAYYQTPFVVAPLGLTGTNAVETVTVAGHINEAIDLLAEDVSLPPLREGDYLAFLNAGGYGASSSSNHCMRGAHSEYLVG